The following proteins are encoded in a genomic region of Phalacrocorax carbo chromosome 2, bPhaCar2.1, whole genome shotgun sequence:
- the LOC135312234 gene encoding feather keratin 1-like yields MACYDLCRPCGPTPLANSCNEPCVRQCEDSRVVIQPPAVLVTLPGPILSSFPQNTAVGSSSSAAVGNILGSQGVPVSSGRFGYGYGYGFGGLGCYGGIRGCYPC; encoded by the coding sequence ATGGCCTGCTACGACCTCTGCCGCCCCTGCGGACCCACCCCGCTGGctaacagctgcaacgagccctgtgtcaggcagtgcgagGACTCCCGCGTCGTCATCCAGCCTCCCGCCGTGCTggtcaccctgccaggacccatcctcagctccttcccacagaacaccgCCGTCGGATCCTCCTCATCGGCTGCCGTGGGCAACATCCTcggctcccagggagtgccCGTCTCCTCCGGCCGCTTCGGCTACGGCTACGGCTATGGctttggaggcctgggctgctacGGTGGCATAAGGGGCTGCTACCCCTGCTAA